One Dermacentor silvarum isolate Dsil-2018 chromosome 10, BIME_Dsil_1.4, whole genome shotgun sequence genomic window carries:
- the LOC119466440 gene encoding transmembrane protein 65 isoform X2 has translation MAASLLPSAATASAMACRLAGSQLLGAFKRVHPRRNAHLALLRSFCVSAYSNGVGKHTGTHEIILTKQRAQDLIVRLKPEERKILMEELTVHVEKTEKNGKGTMPTAAQLRMMAIHNALPFVGFGFLDNFIMIVAGDYIDTTIGIGLGISTMAAAGLGNAISDAAGIGSAWYVEKLAVKVGVQAPSLSPAQLEMAATRWSANIRT, from the exons ATGGCGGCCAGCCTGCTTCCGTCAGCTGCTACAGCGTCTGCGATGGCTTGCAGGCTGGCGGGGTCACAACTTTTGGGCGCCTTCAAGCGCGTTCATCCGCGTCGCAATGCGCACTTGGCCCTGCTGCGATCGTTCTGCGTGTCCGCGTACAGCAATGGCGTCGGAAAGCACACGGGAACGCACGAAATCATTCTCACGAAGCAGCGCGCCCAGGACTTGATCGTGAGACTCAAGCCCGAAGAGAGGAAGATTCTCATGGAAGAGCTGACGGTTCACGTTGAGAAAACCGAGAAGA ATGGGAAGGGGACGATGCCCACAGCTGCCCAGCTGCGGATGATGGCCATTCACAATGCCCTGCCATTCGTGGGCTTTGGTTTCCTTGACAACTTCATCATGATTGTGGCG GGTGACTACATTGACACCACCATTGGCATTGGACTGGGCATTTCAACAATGGCAG CTGCTGGCCTGGGGAATGCCATATCGGATGCTGCTGGAATCGG GTCTGCTTGGTACGTGGAGAAACTAGCGGTCAAGGTTGGTGTCCAGGCTCCGAGCCTGAGCCCTGCTCAGCTGGAAATGGCTGCCACCCGATGGAGTGCCAACATA AGGACATGA
- the LOC119466440 gene encoding transmembrane protein 65 isoform X1 yields MAASLLPSAATASAMACRLAGSQLLGAFKRVHPRRNAHLALLRSFCVSAYSNGVGKHTGTHEIILTKQRAQDLIVRLKPEERKILMEELTVHVEKTEKNGKGTMPTAAQLRMMAIHNALPFVGFGFLDNFIMIVAGDYIDTTIGIGLGISTMAAAGLGNAISDAAGIGSAWYVEKLAVKVGVQAPSLSPAQLEMAATRWSANIGRAVGVFLGCILGMFPLLFLSSKEDMRHRSEGRQSQDQKTTS; encoded by the exons ATGGCGGCCAGCCTGCTTCCGTCAGCTGCTACAGCGTCTGCGATGGCTTGCAGGCTGGCGGGGTCACAACTTTTGGGCGCCTTCAAGCGCGTTCATCCGCGTCGCAATGCGCACTTGGCCCTGCTGCGATCGTTCTGCGTGTCCGCGTACAGCAATGGCGTCGGAAAGCACACGGGAACGCACGAAATCATTCTCACGAAGCAGCGCGCCCAGGACTTGATCGTGAGACTCAAGCCCGAAGAGAGGAAGATTCTCATGGAAGAGCTGACGGTTCACGTTGAGAAAACCGAGAAGA ATGGGAAGGGGACGATGCCCACAGCTGCCCAGCTGCGGATGATGGCCATTCACAATGCCCTGCCATTCGTGGGCTTTGGTTTCCTTGACAACTTCATCATGATTGTGGCG GGTGACTACATTGACACCACCATTGGCATTGGACTGGGCATTTCAACAATGGCAG CTGCTGGCCTGGGGAATGCCATATCGGATGCTGCTGGAATCGG GTCTGCTTGGTACGTGGAGAAACTAGCGGTCAAGGTTGGTGTCCAGGCTCCGAGCCTGAGCCCTGCTCAGCTGGAAATGGCTGCCACCCGATGGAGTGCCAACATA GGAAGGGCTGTTGGTGTCTTCCTGGGCTGCATTCTGGGTATGTTCCCACTGTTGTTTCTCTCATCAAAAGAGGACATGAGGCACAGATCAGAAGGGCGCCAGTCGCAAGATCAGAAGACCACCAGTTGA